From the Micromonospora sediminicola genome, one window contains:
- a CDS encoding ABC transporter permease translates to MTQLTEARPGAPEEPAPTARPRRGPAVRPAAVGLPALGLVIAVAAWWLVTSGLHLVHPVALPPPQDVARSLAATTDVLLPALGITTWMTLAGFLLSAAVGVLIGMALAASRRVERMFAPLLVAVNAVPKIAFGPLLVVAVGFGQKPILTMVFLLCFFPIVLSTATGLTTTPADLAELGRSLNASWWQSFRKVRFPAALPQIFVGLKVAMPLAAIGAVIGEFYSDRPGLGYQILQYNGVGDTATAWAAIVLVALMSIVLYAVLSLIERLALPWVRATTSAR, encoded by the coding sequence TTGACGCAGTTGACCGAGGCCCGGCCGGGGGCGCCGGAGGAGCCGGCCCCGACCGCGCGGCCCCGTCGCGGCCCGGCGGTACGCCCGGCGGCGGTCGGGTTGCCGGCGCTGGGGCTGGTCATCGCGGTGGCCGCCTGGTGGCTGGTCACCTCGGGGCTGCACCTGGTGCACCCGGTGGCGTTGCCGCCGCCGCAGGACGTGGCCCGCTCGCTGGCCGCCACCACCGACGTGCTGCTGCCGGCGCTGGGCATCACCACCTGGATGACCCTCGCCGGCTTCCTGCTCTCGGCGGCCGTCGGCGTGCTGATCGGGATGGCGCTGGCCGCGTCCCGCCGGGTGGAGCGGATGTTCGCGCCGCTGCTGGTGGCGGTGAACGCGGTCCCGAAGATCGCCTTCGGTCCGCTGCTCGTGGTGGCCGTGGGTTTCGGCCAGAAACCCATCCTGACGATGGTGTTCCTGCTCTGCTTCTTCCCGATCGTGCTCTCCACCGCCACCGGGCTGACCACCACCCCGGCCGACCTGGCGGAGCTGGGCCGGTCGCTCAACGCGTCCTGGTGGCAGTCGTTCCGCAAGGTGCGTTTCCCGGCCGCCCTGCCGCAGATCTTCGTCGGCCTCAAGGTGGCCATGCCGCTGGCCGCGATCGGCGCGGTGATCGGGGAGTTCTACTCGGACCGGCCCGGCCTGGGCTACCAGATCCTGCAGTACAACGGCGTCGGCGACACCGCGACCGCCTGGGCGGCCATCGTGCTGGTGGCGCTGATGAGCATCGTGCTCTACGCGGTGCTGAGCCTGATCGAGCGCCTCGCCCTGCCCTGGGTCCGGGCCACCACCTCCGCCCGCTGA